From Pleurocapsa sp. PCC 7319:
CAGACGACGAGTCCGATCAGGATCAAGACGAAGAAGAACAGGAAGAAGAGGAACAGGAAGAAGACCAAGAGCAAGAACCGCCAGCAATACCCGATGAATTTGTCTTTGATATTGAAGGGGTAGTTCTCGATCCTAGTGTGCTGACTTTTGCCCAAACTATGCAACGCCAGGGTAAATCTGGTGCACGCAGTTTGATCTTTTCCGAAGATCGCGGGCGATATATTAAGCCGATGATTCCTAAAGGCAAAGTCAAAAGAATTGCCGTGGATGCCACTTTGCGAAGTGCTGCCCCATATCAAAAAGCTCGACGGGAACGCAACCCAGACCGCAAAGTCATTGTCGAACAAAGTGATTTGCGCTCTAAACGCATGGCGCGGAAGGCAGGTTCTTTAATTGTGTTTGTAGTTGATGCCTCTGGCTCCATGGCACTGAATAGGATGCAGTCGGCAAAAGGTGCAGTAATGCGTTTATTAACAGAAGCTTACGAAAACCGAGATCAGATATCCTTAATCCCCTTTAGAGGCGAACGCGCCGATGTTCTCTTGCCTCCCACTCGCTCAATTACAATGGCAAAAGGTAGACTAGAAAGTCTTCCTTGTGGTGGTGGCTCTCCCCTATCCCATGGTTTAACTCAAGCTGTAAACGTTGGTATCAATGCTCAAATGTCCGGGGATATTGGGCAGGTAGTAATAGTTGCCATTACCGATGGTCGGGGAAATATTCCCTTGTCCCGTTCCTTAGGTGAACCACAAGAAGAAGGAGCCGAAAAACCCAATATTAAAGAAGAACTTCTCGATATTGCTGGTAAAATTCGGGCTTTAAATATGAAATTGTTGGTAATTGATACCGAAAGTCGTTTTGTCTCTACTGGCTTTGCTAAAGAATTAGCGAAACAAGCTGGCGGTACATATTATCATTTACCTAAAGCAACGGATCGGGCGATCGCCGATATGGCAAGAGGTGCAATTTCTCAGATGTAGTTATATAGCGTTTCTTGTATAAATGAGATACATCTTCGTGGAGTTGGGGAAGAGGGAACAGGCAATAGGGAACAGGGGGTTAAGGTTTTTGACTAAGTTTATATTTGTACCTCACTTATTTGAGAACCGTTATAGTTGTTTTAAATGTTGTTTTTAATTTTGATTCCAGCTAGCTCATATTGATATCTGTAAATGCTCGTTAATCTAAAAATTAATAATTTTGCTTTGGTTGATTCCTTAGAACTTGATTTAGATAAAGGATTAAGTGTACTAACTGGAGAAACTGGTGCCGGTAAATCAATTATTCTCGATGCCATTGATATTGTATTGGGTGGTAAGGCAAATAACCGTATGATTCGGACTGGTAGCGATCGCTCACTCATCGAAGCCTCATTTCAGATTAGCTCCAGTCTTAATAAGTGGTTGACAGAGCAAGAAATTGACCCCTTAGAAGAAGACTTACTGATTTGTAGCCGTGAACTAGTAAATGGGAAAAGTAATCTCAGATCTCGTAGTCGGATTAATGGGGTCTTAGTTAATCGTCAGTTGATGGCAGAATTGCGCTCCTATTTAGTAGAAATAACGGCTCAAGGACAAACGGTAAATTTATTAATTGCTGAAAAGCAAAGGGATTTGTTAGATGCCTATGGTGGTAAATCGATTAGTAATCAGCTAGTTAAAGTTTCTCGTAGTTATGAAGCGGCACAAGAAATAAAAAGAGAACTAGAGCAGCGAGTTCAATCAGAACAAGAACTATTACAAAGACAAGATTTATTAGAGTTTCAGCTCAAAGATTTAAACGAAGCAGAATTATCCGATGCCAATGAATTAGAGGACTTGGAACAGGAACGCGATCGCCTATCTCATGTGGTGGAATTACAACAATTAGGTCATCAAGCCTATCAATTGCTCTACGAGGGCGATCGTGATGAACCAGCAGCGGCGGATCTTTTGGGTAAGTCGGAATCATGCCTGATGGAAATGGCAGAATACGATTCCGAATTAGCTCCTATTTTGGAAATGGTACAGTCTGGTTTAGCACAGATCGTGGAAGCAGGACAACAAATTAGTAGTTATAGCGAAGGTCTAGAAGCAGATCCCGAACGCTTGAGTGAGATTGAATCGAGAATCAGACAATTAAAAAATATTTGTCGTAAATATGGCCCTGATTTATCAGATGCGATCGCCCTTCTAGAACAGTTAGAACAAGAATTAGCCCAAATTACCGACGGTGGACAATCAATTGAGGTTTTGCAACAAGAATACCAATTAGCAATCGACCATTTAACTGAGGAAAGTCAAAAGCTAACTAAACTTCGCCAAAAAGCAGCTAATAAACTAGAAAAACAGCTAGTCAAAGAACTAAAACCTCTGGCGATGGACAAAGTGGTATTTGAATGTCGTCTACTAGAAATTTCTCCCACGGCGATGGGTGCAGACAAAGTAGTATTTTATTTTAGTCCCAATGCTGGAGAAAAAATCCAACCCCTATCGGTAATTGCTTCTGGTGGGGAGATGAGCCGCTTTTTACTGGCTCTCAAATCCTGTTTTACTGATACAGAACAATACTCAAGTACTCTAATCTTTGATGAAATTGATGCCGGGGTATCGGGTAAAGTAGCTCAGGCGATCGCCGAAAAACTCCATCAACTCGGCAAACAACATCAGGTATTGTGCGTTACCCATCAACCCCTAATTGCTGCCATGGCTCAGGGACATTTCAAAGTAGAGAAAACAATTATCGAAGAGACTTCTCAATCCCATAAATCTAAACAGAAAAATGGTAACTCTGGTATCTCCGATATTCGCACAGTAGTTCGAGTTAAACCCTTGAAGGAACAGCAAAATCGGGCAGCCGAGTTAGCCCAAATTACGGGAGGACACTCCGCCGAAGATGCGATCGCCTTTGCGAAATCTTTGTTAACTAAAGCAGCTAAGCACCGAGACTCTCAATAAATCACTATCAACTAAATTCATGGCGATCGCTATGAGTTCTTACCTATATATACCTACTACCTAAAGCTCACCGATACAATAGTAATTGTTAGTAATTGTTAACCGAGAAGTATTGAATACTATTCTGAAAACAATTCTGGCGATCGCTTTGTTTCAAAATAGCTGGTTTAAACCTTATTTTATCGTTCAATAAATCAAAACAAGGAACTCTGAAACAACTGATTTTTTAAAAAGATCCCAAATGGGTTCTATAAGTACACAGACAGAATTAATTACACAAATTGTTTTGAAAACTCACGAGTAAGCCCTACTCTACCCGTGGGACGTAGCGTATGAAGAGCGTAACACGACTTACCCACAGCTCCTCATTCCTGCATATCTTCGTCTAAACTCACATATTAGGTCATCAAGAACACTTTAATTCCACACTGGAGAGATAAGGATAATGGTTTGGACTAAATACACGAAAGGTCTTGTTAGTGGCACCATCATCCCCCTATCCGAGCTACGCCAAGAAATTCTCCATTTAAAGCAGAACCGTACATTTATTCGTAATTTATGTTTAATGTCGCTGACGATCATTGCTAGCTCGATTAGTATCGCCGACATATATCATCATCCCTACACAATAGCGAAACAAGAAAAATGCGATCAGTTATTTCAAGCTATGTCTGCTGCTGCCGTAATTAAAACCTATCAGACGTTTCCCCAATAATTTGGTTAAGTTGCCGAAATAGAAATTAGAGTCAAAGAATAGAGCAGAAATGTTTATTGTCCTATCTTGAATAATAATGTTGTTGTGCTCGTCATGATACGGTAGAGTCCTCGCCTTGAAATTAAGTTTTTTATTAGAAATGAATTTGAAAAAGAGCTTATTGATTTTTTTCTTGAGTTTATCGATACTTATTGCTTGTTCTCATTATCCGCTTAATTCTAATAGTCTCCAAGAAATAGCAGCAGACAACAGTAATTTTCAATATATAGGTAGAGTTAACTGGCAAAATCCTCAAGCTCCAATCTTTTCTTTTCCTGCTACAGCAGCTAGATTTAATTTTGAGGGAACAACTTTAAAACTGAAACTCGCCGATGATAATTGGGGAGGAACTAATTACATTGGGGTCTATCTTGATGATAATCCCGTGCCAATTATTATTAATTTAGATAATGATGTTCAACCTCAAATGTATTCAGTAGCTGAAGGTTTAGAAGACCGTATTCACCAAGCTCTAGTTATAAAAAGAAATGATTATGTTACTGGAGAATTTTCTTTTCATGGCATTGCTATTGATGCTAATAAAAACCTTAGACCTCCAGAGATTAAAACCAATCGAAAAATTGAAGTTTATGGCGATTCTATTTCATCAGGCTCAGTAGTAGAGTACGAGCAAACAAGCACCCAAGATCCAGAAGGAGATACTAATAATTTATCTAATGGTTATCTTTCTTTTGGAGCAATGTTAGCTAGAGATTATCAAGCTCAATTAAGTTTAATCGCCCAAGCAGGAATTTCTCTAGTAGATGGTTATGGTTTTTGGAATAATGGCACTGGGATGGAAATGGTATATGACAAAATCAAACCGCTAAAGGACGCACCTCGCTGGGATTTTGGTCAATATATTCCTAATTTAGTTATTATTGCTCTTGGTCAGAACGATTCTGCCACTATTGATTTGAACTCCGACCTAAACAGTATCCAATGGCAAGAACACTATCAAAGTTTTCTGCTCGATCTTCGTAGTAAATATCCTAATGCTTATTTTGTTTGTATGTTTCCCAATATGTTTCATGATCGCGTTTGGGATAATTATTTAACAGCAGCAGTAGCTCGATACAAAAATGAGCATAATGACGATCAAGTTTATTCACTAATTACTGAACAAGTTACTCCAGGTCATCCTAGAGTAAGCGAACAAAAATTAATGGCGGATGCTCTGAAAAATTTAATTGAGACTACTTTAGTCCCCGCTGGTTTTAATTGGTAGTTTGATAGCTGACTTACTAGCACAAGTAGCTGAAAGACATATATTGCAAGGATTTTTTCGAGTCTATGCCAAGTAGTATGACATTGAGCAGTATTACAGGATTGTTTGGAGCCATGATTGCTTTAGCAATCTTACCGAGTCCTAGTGTGTTCGCTGTAGTAGCAAGATCGATTGCATCTGGATTCTCTTATGGTCTGGTGACAGTAATCGGAATATTAGTTGGCGATTTTTTCTTCATAATTTTGGCTATTTATGGTTTATCGGCGATCGCTGAAACTATGGACAGTTTATTTATTCTCGTAAAATATCTTGGTGGTAGTTACCTGATTTGCTTAGGCATCAAGTTCTGGAATACAAAATTAAAGTCTGTAGAGATTGAAGGTATTCAGGAATCCTCTTTGATGTCCAGTTTCTTGAGTGGATTATTGATTACGCTAAGTGATTCCAAAGCAATCTTCTTTTATATGAGTTTTTTTCCTGCTTTTCTAGATTTGCAGAATGTAGCTATTCTAGACACAATGATAATTATGATGGTCGCGACTATAGCTGTAGGTGGGGGAAAGCTTGGTTATGCATACATGGCAGATAAGTCTAGATTGGTTTTTCAAAGTTCAAGAGCTAAGAGAGTAATGAACATTACTGCTGGTACTGTCATGATTATCACTGGCATTTTTTTAATGGCGAAGACTTAAGATATTTGGGTTCGGAGTTTGGAATTCTGAAGACTAGGGGTAATTCACCTCCAGAAACTAATATATCGTTTGTAGCAATAGCTATCAGCTATTGCTCGTTTAGAGGATAGGTTATGCGAGATACTGTTTTTCTATGCTGCATATACCAACACTTATTTTCTAATAGTCATTGTCAGCAACGCAAATCCCTTTACATTTAATACCGTTACTAGCCGTGCGTAGACAATGGGGACATAAAATCTTTTCGGTTTCAGTTCCTTGATTAATCTCCTGACTGATATTTGCTTGAGTATTGTCTTGTTTAGTCTCAGTTTTTAATGTCATCAGAAAAATGTGAAGTTTTTTTACAGTTTATATTCTACATTTTACGAATTATTTCAGTTCTAGGGCGTGTCATTAACATGACGATCGCTCTGAATATGAACAACGATATTGTGCAAACCTGCAAGCCAAAATTAGACGATGCGTAATTTCTGGATATGTGCGAAAGGAAAATCAATTGAGAAGTAAAAAATGTAATCTTGCATACATATTGCTCGTCCCACGTATTAATTCATTAAGAATAAGAATATCTGAATAATTTATATCTTGCTCGCTAATACCAAGTTAATTATTAAAAATAGAGATTTTACGATGAAAGAGAAACAGTTTCACACGGTAGAACTATCAACAATTAAGCATATTACTGTCGAAGACATTATGACAGGAAAAGGAATTGCGGCTGAGAATCTAGACTATTCCTCGTCTATCCCCACTGGACCAATAGGTATCCCACATCAAAATAGAGATAATAGCTTACAAGTAATTCAAACAAAATGGGGTGCAATTAATTATGAGGTTTTTATGACCAGTAATTCGAAATTGGAAAGATATCGTGGCAGGCTTGGCTGCTAAATTTTTGTGTTGCTATAGTTAATAAAAGCTTTTTTGAAAAATCATTTCCCTCAGATACCATAACCCGATAAACTTGAACTTGTTTGACACTCTATCTGAATATTAGATTTCTTTTTCTAAAAATTGACATCATTTTTGGTGTAGCAATTTTTTAATACATAGCTTTACTAAAACACAAAAGAATTAAATCATGACTGCAACAAGCACTCGTTTCCCCATCGATTTAGACGCTTATAAGCCTTTGGCTTTAGACCCTAGCAATTCCACTTTGACAGATGAACAAAAAGAGACCTTAAAAGCTAATATTCAGCTTTGCCGTGAGACGATCGTCTTCTTTACTGCGACTGGTGCAGCTAGAGGGGTTGGAGGACATACAGGAGGACCTTTCGATACCGTCCCCGAAGTTATGATCCTAGATGCCTTTTTCCGAGGTGCGCCTGATAAATTTGTGCCGATCTTCTTTGATGAAGCAGGACACCGTGTAGCTACTCAGTATTTAATGGCAGCACTTAATGGTGACTTACCTAAAGAAAATTTACTCAACTATCGTGCTGCTAACTCTAAATTACCTGGTCATCCTGAATTGGGTTTAACTCCTGGGGTTAAATTTAGTTCTGGTCGTTTGGGACATATGTGGCCTTATATCAATGGTATAGCAATGGCTAACCCTGATAAAACGGTTGTTTGTTTGGGTTCTGACGGTTCGCAACAAGAAGGTAATGACGCTGAGGCAGCTCGTTTTGCAGTTGCTCAAAATCTGAATGTAAAGCTATTTATTGATGATAACGATGTAACTATTGCCGGACATCCTTCTGATTATTTACCTGGCTATAGCGTAGAAAAAACTTTGACTGGTCATGGTTTAAGTGTTAACGAGGGAGATGGCGAAGATATTGATTCTCTCTATAGTCGTATGTGCGCTGCGGTAACTAGTGATGGTCCCATTGCTTTGATCAATAAGCGTCCCATGTGTCCTGGTATTGAAGGTATTGAAGGTTCTACTCACGGTCACGATGTAATTCCCGTTGATAAAGCGATCGTCTATCTCGAAAAACATGGTCAGGGTGCAGCAGCCGACTTTTTGAAAAACATCAAAAAGCCCAGTAATGATTACAAGTTCTTGGGAGTTAGCGACAAAGTTGGTTCTAACCGTAATGTCTTCGGTGAAGCTGTGGTATCCGTCCTCGGAAAGATGAGCGATGCTGAACGGAAAGAAAAAGTAATCTTTATTGATAGTGATTTAGAAGGCTCCTGTGGTTTCAAACAAATCCACGATGCCTATCCTGATGTATTTATCCCTTCTGGCATCATGGAACGGGGTAATCTTTCTGCTGCGGCTGGTTTTGGCATGGAAGAGGGTAAGCAAGGAGTATTTGCTACTTTTAGTGCTTTCCTAGAGATGTGTATTTCCGAAATCACTATGGCACGGCTCAATAACTCTAACCTCCTCTGCCATTTCTCTCATGCTGGTATTGATGACATGGCAGACAACACCTGTCACTTCGGTATCAATAATATGTTTGCGGACAATGGGCTAGACGACGGATATGAAACTCGTCTCTACTTCCCTGCTGATGCCAATCAAATGCGTGCCTGTGTCAACAAAGTTTTCCACGATCCTGGAATGCGCTTTATCTTCTCCACTCGCTCCAAAGTGCCCATGATCCTAGACGAGTCGGGTAACGAATTATTTAGCGGTGACTATACTTTTGCCCCTGGTAAAGACGAAGTTATTCGTGAAGGAGATGCTGGTTATATCGTCAGTTTTGGTGATGCTCTTTATCGTGCTTTAGATGCGGTAGAACGTCTGAAACAACAGGGAATAAACGTTGGTCTAATCAACAAATCTACCCTAAATGTTATCGATGAAGACATGATGGCGAAAATCGGTAAAGCACCTTTTGTCATGGTAGTCGAATCATTTAACCGCCGTACTGGTTTAGGTAGTCGTTTTGGTTCTTGGTTACTAGAGAGAGGTTTAACTCCCAAGTATGGCTATCTTGGTGTGCATGAAGAAGGTTGTGGTGGACTTTGGGAACAATTCCCCTTCCAAGGAATCGATCCAGAAGGAATCATGAGTCACGTTAAAGGATTGATTGGTTAGTTTCTTAGCTATCGGCTATTAGAGATTGTCTGAAAAGTCTAATTGACACATTTAATTCCCCTTAATTCTCCTGATCAACTCCAAAATACTGAATCTAGCCCCCCCTAGCCCCCAAACTTGGGGGAACAAGATCTTAAATTCCCCCAGAATTGGGGGATTTAGGGAACAAAAATCTCAGAAACGAAACACAGGAGACTTATGTGTACACGGTAGCCCAAAGCGTGAGAAAGAGTTTGGTTGAGGTTCAAACCTGCTTCCAAACGAGTCCAACTCCGAACTACTAACTACTAACTACTAACTAGAGCGAAGCGACTTTGACCTGAGCAAAAAAGCGATCGCTTTATTCTGTTTAAAAAATAAATTTCAGCAATTTGCATAAAAAGATTAGACCATTCGTAACTAGTAAATGTAAGCAAAAAATACACTTAAATTTTAAATTTACATTAACGAGGTCTAAAACTATGAAGAAATCTACATTAGGAATTTTAACTGCAGTTATCGCTCTTACTCCTTTAACTGCTTTGGCTCAAGATTTTCAGGGTTCAACACAAGTAAATAGTAACTCCGCTACTGCTATTGGTACGGGTAATGTAGTTATCCAAGAAGGAACTCAAACTAGCGTTCAAGATCAATTTGATTTTGGAGCTTATGGTGTTTCTTCTCCTGACGCGCAAAATTCAGTTCAGATCAACTCTAACGAAGCTGCGGCGATCGGCGAAGGTAACTTCATCCACCAAGAAGGAATTCAAACTAACGTTCAAAGCCAATTTGATGTGAACCAGTATCTTCCCTCCCATTACTAAAACTGGTAAGAAGCGTCCTTAACAACAACAACAAATCATCAAACTATAATCACAGGGGTAATTTATTTACCTCTGTTTTTTTGTTGGTTTTTAATTATTTAATCAAGCAGCTAAATTTGAAACTTGGCAACTGAATTGAAACTTGTGTACCTTAAAAATCAACTTATGATCAAAAATGGAGGCGATTAAAGATTGAAGTAAGAATATGACTTTAACCACCCATAAATGGTCGATAGAAGAATGGCATGATTTGGTTGATTCAGGAGTATTAGCGGGTCAAAAAGTTGAATTACTAGAGGGAGAAATAGTTGAGATGAGTCCAGAGGGAATTCCTCATCGCAATACTAATCATAAGGTTGTCAAATACTTGAGAAAATTGCTAGACGGATTGGCTGAAGTCTATGAATCTCACCCGATTACTTTAGATAATTCTGAACCCGAACCTGATATCGCTATTGTTCGTCTACCAGAAAGTATTTATGATACTCATCATCCTTATCCAGAGGATATTTACTGGTTGATTGAGGTATCTAACGAAACATTAACCAAAGACTTAGAACAAAAGACTACTACTTATGCTCGTAATGGTATTTCTGAGTACTGGGTAATTGATTTAAAAAATAACCAACTTCTTGTTCACACTCAACCTGAAGCAAATAATTACTCTCAAATTGTCGAGTATAAAGCGGGAACAATTTCACCGCTTGCTTTTCCTCAGATTACCATTGGCTTAGAGCGACTTTTACTATATTGAACCATCGCGATCGCTTTCCAAACACTGGCAACGCCAATTAACCGGAGACGGAAGTAGCTCTAATCGCCCCTAAGATGAAGACGATTTTTTCGAGATAGCTTGAGCAAAAATAGTGATCGCTTTCTTTAAAAATGCTGATAATTCTGAATTGGCCAAAATTCTCTCTACATTTAAACCTCTTCCTGCGATCGCTAAAGTAGTATTCGCAGGTTCAATGATTTGAAAAATAAATTTCGACAATTTGCATAAAATAATTAGACCATTCGTAACTAGTAAATGTAAGCAAAACACATACTTAAATTTTAAATTTACATTAACGAGGTCTAAAACTATGAAAAAATCTACATTAGGAATTTTAACTGCGGTGATCGCTTTTGCTCCTTTAACTGCTTTAGCTGAAGATTTTCAAGGTTCAACACAAATTAATAGTAACTCCGCTGCTGCCGTTGGCACCGGTAACGTGATTATTCAAGACTCAACTCAAACTAGCGTTCAAGATCAATTTGATTTCGGAGCTTATGGTATTTCTTCTCCTGACGCTCAAAATTCAGTTCAGATCAACTCTAATGAAGCTGCGGCGATCGGTGAAGGTAACTTCATCCACCAAGAAGGGACTCAAACTAACGTTCAAAGCCAATTTGATGTGAATCAATATCTTCCCTCCCATTACTAAAACTGGCAAAAAGCGTCCTTAATAACAACTAAAAATCATCAAATTAGAACCGCAGAGGTAAATTAATTACCTCTGTTTTTTGCTATTGACTTGTCGTTGTTAGCTCTGAGCTATTAGCTATTATTTAACTCAACAGCAGAATCACAAAATAATTGAGATAATCTAATGTACTATTTAAAAATCTCTAATAAATTTTATGGATGCTTTTACCCTAATTCCTCCAGAATGGACTAAATCAGCAGTTCATGCCGTTGATTTCTGCTGTCCTAATTGCAAGGAAAGACCTACAAAAGCCAAAAATGTCTGGCTCAATCGTCGTGCGCCTGTTAGCATGGGCGATCGCCGTAAGTGGCAAGAGTTTTATCTATGTGAGTGTAATACTGCTTGGTGGGGGTGGAGTGACGATCGCCCGCCATCGGAATTAGGCAAGAGATAATTCGCATCTCTTTTTTAGTACCATAAAAAGCTCTATTCTTAAACATGACTCTAATAATCAACTCAAAGAATGCAGTTTGACAAAATTCTGATCGCTAATCGAGGGGAAATTGCTCTACGCATTTTACACACCTGTGCTGAAATGGGCATTGCCACGGTAGCTGTACACTCTACTATTGATCGCCAAGCTCTCCACGTTCAGTTGGCGGACGAAAGTGTATGTATCGGTCCCCCTCCCTCGGGAAAAAGCTATTTAAATATTCCCAATATTATCGCCGCAGCTTTAACTCGTAACGCTACTGCTATTCATCCTGGATATGGCTTTCTGGCAGAGAATGCCCGATTTGTGGAAATCTGTAATGACCATCAACTAACTTTTATTGGTCCTTCTAAAGAGGCAATGTTGGCGATGGGCGATAAATCCACTGCTAAAAAAACTATGCAACAAGCTGGGGTACCGACTGTGCCTGGCAGTAATGGCTTGTTAAGAGACGAAGAGGAAGCTAAAGCTATTGCGGATAAAATTGGCTATCCTGTGATGATTAAAGCTACTGCTGGTGGAGGTGGTAGAGGGATGCGACTAGTACGAGATGAATCGGATTTGATCAGAATGTTCCAAGCTGCCCAAGGAGAGGCAGAAGCAGCATTTGGCAATGGCGGAGTATATCTAGAGAAGTTTGTTGAATGTCCTCGTCATATCGAGTTTCAAATTATCGCCGATAGCCACGGTAATGTAATTCATTTGGGAGAAAGAGATTGCTCCATTCAGCGTCGTCACCAGAAATTGCTAGAAGAAGCACCTAGCGCAGTATTAAGTCCAGAACTACGCTTAAAAATGGGAAATGCAGCGGTTAGAGCAGCTAAATCAATTAATTATGTTGGTGCTGGAACAGTAGAATTTCTGTTGGATAAATCGGGAGATTTCTA
This genomic window contains:
- a CDS encoding transketolase C-terminal domain-containing protein, with amino-acid sequence MTATSTRFPIDLDAYKPLALDPSNSTLTDEQKETLKANIQLCRETIVFFTATGAARGVGGHTGGPFDTVPEVMILDAFFRGAPDKFVPIFFDEAGHRVATQYLMAALNGDLPKENLLNYRAANSKLPGHPELGLTPGVKFSSGRLGHMWPYINGIAMANPDKTVVCLGSDGSQQEGNDAEAARFAVAQNLNVKLFIDDNDVTIAGHPSDYLPGYSVEKTLTGHGLSVNEGDGEDIDSLYSRMCAAVTSDGPIALINKRPMCPGIEGIEGSTHGHDVIPVDKAIVYLEKHGQGAAADFLKNIKKPSNDYKFLGVSDKVGSNRNVFGEAVVSVLGKMSDAERKEKVIFIDSDLEGSCGFKQIHDAYPDVFIPSGIMERGNLSAAAGFGMEEGKQGVFATFSAFLEMCISEITMARLNNSNLLCHFSHAGIDDMADNTCHFGINNMFADNGLDDGYETRLYFPADANQMRACVNKVFHDPGMRFIFSTRSKVPMILDESGNELFSGDYTFAPGKDEVIREGDAGYIVSFGDALYRALDAVERLKQQGINVGLINKSTLNVIDEDMMAKIGKAPFVMVVESFNRRTGLGSRFGSWLLERGLTPKYGYLGVHEEGCGGLWEQFPFQGIDPEGIMSHVKGLIG
- the accC gene encoding acetyl-CoA carboxylase biotin carboxylase subunit — its product is MQFDKILIANRGEIALRILHTCAEMGIATVAVHSTIDRQALHVQLADESVCIGPPPSGKSYLNIPNIIAAALTRNATAIHPGYGFLAENARFVEICNDHQLTFIGPSKEAMLAMGDKSTAKKTMQQAGVPTVPGSNGLLRDEEEAKAIADKIGYPVMIKATAGGGGRGMRLVRDESDLIRMFQAAQGEAEAAFGNGGVYLEKFVECPRHIEFQIIADSHGNVIHLGERDCSIQRRHQKLLEEAPSAVLSPELRLKMGNAAVRAAKSINYVGAGTVEFLLDKSGDFYFMEMNTRIQVEHPVTEVVTGTDLIAEQIRVAQGEKLSLTQDQVQLKGHAIECRINAEDPKHNFRPHPGRISAYLPPGGPGVRMDSHVYTDYEIPPYYDSLIGKLIVWGENRDLAIKRMKRALRECAITGVPTTIEFHQKILETPAFLKGEIYTNFIAEHLSD
- a CDS encoding Uma2 family endonuclease, with protein sequence MTLTTHKWSIEEWHDLVDSGVLAGQKVELLEGEIVEMSPEGIPHRNTNHKVVKYLRKLLDGLAEVYESHPITLDNSEPEPDIAIVRLPESIYDTHHPYPEDIYWLIEVSNETLTKDLEQKTTTYARNGISEYWVIDLKNNQLLVHTQPEANNYSQIVEYKAGTISPLAFPQITIGLERLLLY
- the recN gene encoding DNA repair protein RecN, coding for MLVNLKINNFALVDSLELDLDKGLSVLTGETGAGKSIILDAIDIVLGGKANNRMIRTGSDRSLIEASFQISSSLNKWLTEQEIDPLEEDLLICSRELVNGKSNLRSRSRINGVLVNRQLMAELRSYLVEITAQGQTVNLLIAEKQRDLLDAYGGKSISNQLVKVSRSYEAAQEIKRELEQRVQSEQELLQRQDLLEFQLKDLNEAELSDANELEDLEQERDRLSHVVELQQLGHQAYQLLYEGDRDEPAAADLLGKSESCLMEMAEYDSELAPILEMVQSGLAQIVEAGQQISSYSEGLEADPERLSEIESRIRQLKNICRKYGPDLSDAIALLEQLEQELAQITDGGQSIEVLQQEYQLAIDHLTEESQKLTKLRQKAANKLEKQLVKELKPLAMDKVVFECRLLEISPTAMGADKVVFYFSPNAGEKIQPLSVIASGGEMSRFLLALKSCFTDTEQYSSTLIFDEIDAGVSGKVAQAIAEKLHQLGKQHQVLCVTHQPLIAAMAQGHFKVEKTIIEETSQSHKSKQKNGNSGISDIRTVVRVKPLKEQQNRAAELAQITGGHSAEDAIAFAKSLLTKAAKHRDSQ
- a CDS encoding LysE family translocator, which encodes MPSSMTLSSITGLFGAMIALAILPSPSVFAVVARSIASGFSYGLVTVIGILVGDFFFIILAIYGLSAIAETMDSLFILVKYLGGSYLICLGIKFWNTKLKSVEIEGIQESSLMSSFLSGLLITLSDSKAIFFYMSFFPAFLDLQNVAILDTMIIMMVATIAVGGGKLGYAYMADKSRLVFQSSRAKRVMNITAGTVMIITGIFLMAKT
- a CDS encoding SGNH/GDSL hydrolase family protein, translating into MNLKKSLLIFFLSLSILIACSHYPLNSNSLQEIAADNSNFQYIGRVNWQNPQAPIFSFPATAARFNFEGTTLKLKLADDNWGGTNYIGVYLDDNPVPIIINLDNDVQPQMYSVAEGLEDRIHQALVIKRNDYVTGEFSFHGIAIDANKNLRPPEIKTNRKIEVYGDSISSGSVVEYEQTSTQDPEGDTNNLSNGYLSFGAMLARDYQAQLSLIAQAGISLVDGYGFWNNGTGMEMVYDKIKPLKDAPRWDFGQYIPNLVIIALGQNDSATIDLNSDLNSIQWQEHYQSFLLDLRSKYPNAYFVCMFPNMFHDRVWDNYLTAAVARYKNEHNDDQVYSLITEQVTPGHPRVSEQKLMADALKNLIETTLVPAGFNW